Proteins encoded in a region of the Leifsonia sp. PS1209 genome:
- a CDS encoding glycerophosphodiester phosphodiesterase family protein, whose translation MTFLSGPLPRIIAHRGLAVGAPENTLLAFLRALNAGATHLETDVHASADGVAVISHDPDLSRVAGRAVRVGQLTMPELRRIQLGDGQSYCSLADALDAFPDARFNIDIKDLASAAPAAAAILKARATDRVLITSFDEKRRRAAVDALPGVASSASVSRVLPAIAAAKAGSTSAVRRALRGLVAVQVPERQGPLRLVSRRTVRILHDAGVEVHVWTVNDPADMTRLLDLGVDGLVTDRCDTLKALVDARI comes from the coding sequence GTGACGTTCCTGAGCGGTCCTCTCCCCCGGATCATCGCGCACCGGGGCCTCGCCGTCGGGGCCCCGGAGAACACCCTCCTCGCGTTCCTCCGCGCGCTGAACGCGGGGGCGACGCACCTGGAGACCGACGTGCACGCGAGCGCGGACGGGGTCGCGGTCATCAGCCACGACCCCGACCTCTCCCGCGTCGCCGGGCGCGCCGTGCGCGTCGGCCAGCTCACCATGCCGGAGCTGCGACGCATCCAGCTCGGCGATGGTCAGTCGTACTGCTCCCTCGCGGACGCCCTCGACGCGTTTCCCGACGCCCGCTTCAACATCGACATCAAGGACCTCGCCTCCGCCGCCCCGGCCGCCGCGGCCATCCTGAAGGCGCGCGCCACCGACCGCGTCCTCATCACCAGCTTCGACGAGAAGCGCAGGAGGGCGGCCGTGGATGCGCTGCCCGGCGTGGCGAGCTCCGCCTCCGTCTCGCGCGTCCTCCCCGCGATCGCCGCCGCCAAGGCCGGTTCGACCTCCGCCGTGCGCCGCGCGCTGCGCGGTCTCGTCGCCGTGCAGGTCCCCGAGCGGCAGGGCCCGCTGCGGCTCGTCTCGAGGCGCACCGTGCGCATCCTGCACGACGCCGGCGTGGAGGTCCACGTCTGGACGGTGAACGATCCGGCCGACATGACACGCCTGCTCGACCTCGGCGTCGACGGCCTCGTCACCGACCGCTGCGACACACTGAAAGCGCTGGTCGACGCGCGAATCTGA
- a CDS encoding RNA polymerase-binding protein RbpA yields MADRSLRGMRLGAQSLQSEEGVVYSPRSRYIYLCPECGKETDMVFSAEADAPQTWECKHCGHEATLLVGDTPVEVDRSDVKVPRSHWDMLLERRTRAELEELLEERLTYLRSRRGTGEHKIGA; encoded by the coding sequence ATGGCAGATCGCAGTTTGCGCGGAATGAGGCTTGGCGCCCAGAGCTTACAGAGCGAAGAAGGCGTCGTGTACTCCCCGCGTTCCCGTTACATTTACCTATGCCCCGAATGCGGCAAGGAGACCGACATGGTCTTCTCCGCCGAGGCTGATGCACCCCAGACCTGGGAGTGCAAGCACTGCGGCCACGAGGCCACCCTGCTGGTCGGCGACACCCCCGTCGAGGTCGACCGCTCGGACGTGAAGGTGCCGCGCAGCCACTGGGACATGCTGCTCGAGCGCCGCACCCGCGCCGAACTCGAGGAACTCCTCGAGGAGAGGCTCACCTACCTGCGCTCCCGGCGCGGCACGGGCGAGCACAAGATCGGCGCCTGA
- a CDS encoding SDR family oxidoreductase has product MSNPLAAGSLAGKRALITGSSRGIGADTAQYLASAGAAVVINFRNKEARAVKLADSIREAGGTAITVGADLTDPASVDGMFDTVRQEWGGLDILVLNASGGMESGMAEDYAMQLNRDAQVNTLNAALPLLAPGSRVVFVTSHQAHFITTTPTMPEYKAVAESKRAGEDALRALLPALEEKGIEFVVVSGDMIEGTITATLLNRLNPGAIDARKEAAGKLYNVSEFAAEIAQAVVDPIPADHTRLVGDVSDFVPVAE; this is encoded by the coding sequence GTGTCCAACCCTCTCGCAGCTGGTTCCCTCGCCGGGAAGCGCGCGCTCATCACCGGTTCGTCTCGCGGCATCGGCGCCGACACGGCGCAGTATCTCGCGTCGGCCGGGGCCGCCGTCGTCATCAACTTCCGCAACAAGGAGGCTCGCGCCGTCAAGCTCGCGGACAGCATCAGGGAGGCCGGAGGCACCGCCATCACGGTGGGTGCAGACCTCACCGATCCCGCGTCGGTCGACGGGATGTTCGACACGGTCCGCCAGGAGTGGGGCGGACTCGACATCCTGGTGCTGAACGCATCCGGTGGCATGGAGTCCGGCATGGCCGAGGACTACGCCATGCAGCTGAACCGGGATGCGCAGGTCAACACCCTGAACGCCGCGCTCCCGCTGCTCGCCCCCGGCTCGCGCGTGGTGTTCGTGACCAGCCACCAGGCGCACTTCATCACCACTACGCCGACGATGCCGGAGTACAAGGCCGTCGCCGAGAGCAAGCGGGCGGGGGAGGACGCGCTGCGCGCGCTGCTGCCTGCTCTCGAGGAGAAGGGGATCGAGTTCGTCGTGGTCTCCGGCGACATGATCGAGGGAACGATCACCGCGACGCTCCTCAACCGCCTGAACCCGGGCGCCATCGACGCGCGCAAGGAGGCGGCGGGCAAGCTCTACAACGTGAGCGAGTTCGCGGCAGAGATCGCCCAGGCGGTCGTCGACCCGATCCCGGCCGACCACACCCGCCTGGTCGGTGACGTGTCCGATTTCGTGCCGGTGGCCGAATGA
- a CDS encoding SPFH domain-containing protein produces the protein MTDASQLVVGIVVTVIIVIIVIFVLVTLFRAIRIIPQARAGVVERLGRYHKTLSPGLNVVVPFVDKVRPLIDMREQVVSFPPQPVITEDNLVVSIDTVVYFQVTDARAATYEIANYLGAVEQLTTTTLRNVVGGLNLEEALTSRDNINGQLRIVLDEATGKWGIRVSRVELKAIDPPISIQDSMEKQMRAERDRRAVILTAEGTKQSEILNAEGMRQAAILKAEGDAKAAVLRAEGEAKAITTVFGAIHEGNPDNLLLAYQYLQTLPKLAEGPANKLWIIPSELTQALQGIGKAFGDKGVPGMPGMPGSSGDPAPVDRDAVKAAQADAAAAAADAHAEAEAATRAAAEAAAAAAPDAGVTPAAPAEGDAAPGEQTPPA, from the coding sequence GTGACAGACGCCAGTCAACTGGTCGTGGGGATCGTGGTGACGGTCATCATCGTCATCATCGTGATCTTCGTCCTGGTCACCCTGTTCCGGGCGATCCGCATCATCCCGCAGGCGCGCGCCGGCGTGGTGGAGCGGCTCGGCAGGTACCACAAGACGCTGAGCCCGGGGCTCAACGTGGTGGTGCCGTTCGTGGACAAGGTGCGGCCGCTCATCGACATGCGCGAGCAGGTGGTCTCCTTCCCGCCGCAGCCGGTGATCACCGAGGACAACCTGGTCGTGTCGATCGACACGGTCGTCTACTTCCAGGTGACGGATGCGCGTGCCGCGACGTACGAGATCGCGAACTACCTCGGCGCCGTCGAGCAGCTGACCACCACCACGCTCCGTAACGTCGTCGGTGGCCTCAACCTCGAAGAGGCGCTGACCAGCCGCGACAACATCAACGGCCAGCTGCGCATCGTCCTCGACGAAGCGACAGGCAAGTGGGGCATCCGAGTATCGCGCGTCGAGCTGAAGGCGATCGACCCGCCCATCTCCATCCAGGACTCGATGGAGAAGCAGATGCGCGCAGAGCGTGACCGCCGAGCCGTCATCCTCACCGCGGAGGGCACCAAGCAGTCCGAGATCCTCAACGCCGAAGGTATGCGGCAGGCCGCCATCCTCAAGGCGGAGGGTGACGCGAAGGCTGCTGTGCTCCGGGCCGAGGGTGAGGCGAAGGCGATCACGACCGTGTTCGGCGCCATCCACGAGGGGAACCCGGACAACCTGCTGCTGGCCTACCAGTACCTGCAGACCCTGCCGAAGCTGGCCGAAGGCCCGGCGAACAAGCTGTGGATCATCCCGAGCGAGCTGACCCAGGCGCTGCAGGGCATCGGCAAGGCGTTCGGCGACAAGGGAGTTCCCGGCATGCCCGGGATGCCCGGCTCGTCGGGAGATCCTGCGCCGGTGGACAGGGATGCCGTGAAGGCCGCGCAGGCCGACGCGGCAGCAGCAGCAGCCGACGCGCACGCCGAGGCGGAGGCGGCCACGCGAGCGGCCGCAGAGGCTGCGGCGGCGGCGGCTCCGGATGCGGGCGTCACCCCCGCAGCGCCCGCCGAGGGCGACGCGGCGCCCGGAGAGCAGACTCCGCCGGCGTGA
- a CDS encoding NfeD family protein, with amino-acid sequence MDIASFAWIAWLVLILVFIIIEMLTLDFVFLMIAVGSVGGLVSGLVGAPWWLQLIIAAALSIILIFFIRPPLLHALKRGGDPTKSNVAALIGMSGTVVDTVSRTTGQVKLAVGETWTARLATGLTAPPAQLVPGEHVVVVSIEGATAVVAPAPIAAGADDFTERSAS; translated from the coding sequence GTGGACATCGCATCCTTCGCATGGATCGCCTGGCTGGTCCTCATCCTCGTCTTCATCATCATCGAGATGCTCACCCTGGACTTCGTCTTCCTGATGATCGCCGTCGGAAGCGTCGGCGGCCTCGTCTCCGGCCTGGTCGGAGCGCCCTGGTGGCTGCAGCTGATCATCGCTGCCGCGCTCTCGATCATCCTGATCTTCTTCATCCGGCCGCCCCTCCTGCACGCACTGAAACGCGGGGGCGACCCGACCAAGAGCAACGTCGCCGCACTGATCGGCATGTCCGGCACCGTCGTCGACACCGTCTCCCGCACCACCGGCCAGGTCAAGCTGGCGGTCGGCGAGACCTGGACGGCGCGCCTCGCGACCGGCCTCACCGCCCCGCCGGCGCAGCTGGTGCCCGGCGAGCACGTCGTCGTCGTCTCCATCGAGGGGGCGACCGCCGTGGTGGCGCCCGCCCCGATCGCCGCGGGAGCCGACGACTTCACAGAAAGGAGTGCGTCGTGA
- the lnt gene encoding apolipoprotein N-acyltransferase: MTQTPRAVLPLWLALVLAVGAGPVLDAGFPDRSWWPLTFVGIAMVLLAVRGRRAGSAFLVAWVAGESFFLFHVAWTALYLGPLPWVALSTLEAIFYGLGGMLIALAYRWVPRAWPTRLGRLGLLPVIVGGLWTLREYVSGNWPYGGFSWGRVAESQAESPFAPLVAWLGISGLSFVMVWLVALLLEVCFVADLRAAWRASIAIGAVAVVLVVPAWPATTSGTTRIAAVQGNGPAGYFDNAPPDAVLNSQIAETEKIEDEKADMVVWPEGAAQPDPTRDPQSAAILDALSRKMGAPFIVGTITYRDGKYFNTSLLWKDGKGAVDYYDKKHPVPFGEYVPDRAFWRPFAPDLIDLIGRDYTPGTRDNVFDVNGVRAGISICFDIVDDQLLTDMMQGGAQVILAQTNNADFGQTDENEQQLAIARLRAIEAGRSLVNISTVGSSQIIGPSGRTIAEIPPFKPGHMIADVPLGTTTTPATLLSRGIEFLVAGLGLFGLLIAWGARKRPSSPVG; encoded by the coding sequence GTGACCCAGACCCCCCGCGCCGTGCTGCCCCTCTGGCTCGCACTGGTCCTGGCCGTGGGGGCCGGCCCCGTGCTGGATGCGGGATTCCCCGATCGCAGCTGGTGGCCGCTCACCTTCGTCGGCATCGCGATGGTGCTGCTCGCCGTGCGGGGACGCAGAGCCGGCAGCGCTTTCCTGGTGGCCTGGGTGGCGGGGGAGTCGTTCTTCCTGTTCCACGTGGCCTGGACGGCGCTGTACCTCGGGCCGCTCCCGTGGGTGGCGCTGTCGACGCTGGAGGCGATCTTCTACGGCCTCGGCGGGATGCTCATCGCGCTCGCGTACCGCTGGGTGCCGCGCGCCTGGCCGACCAGGCTGGGACGCCTCGGGCTGCTGCCGGTGATCGTCGGCGGCCTCTGGACGCTGCGCGAGTACGTGTCCGGCAACTGGCCGTACGGCGGGTTCTCCTGGGGCCGTGTCGCCGAGTCCCAGGCCGAGAGCCCGTTCGCGCCGCTCGTGGCGTGGCTCGGCATCTCCGGGCTCAGCTTCGTGATGGTGTGGCTGGTGGCGCTGCTGCTGGAGGTCTGTTTCGTGGCGGACCTGCGGGCCGCGTGGCGAGCATCCATCGCCATCGGCGCCGTCGCCGTCGTGCTGGTGGTGCCCGCGTGGCCCGCGACGACCAGCGGCACCACCAGGATCGCCGCCGTGCAGGGCAACGGCCCGGCGGGGTACTTCGACAACGCGCCACCGGATGCCGTGCTGAACTCGCAGATCGCCGAGACGGAGAAGATCGAGGACGAGAAGGCCGACATGGTCGTCTGGCCGGAGGGCGCCGCCCAGCCGGACCCCACCCGCGACCCGCAGTCCGCGGCGATCCTGGATGCGCTGAGCCGCAAGATGGGCGCGCCGTTCATCGTCGGCACGATCACCTACCGCGACGGCAAGTACTTTAACACCTCGCTGCTCTGGAAGGACGGCAAGGGCGCCGTCGACTACTACGACAAGAAGCATCCGGTGCCGTTCGGCGAGTACGTGCCGGACCGGGCGTTCTGGCGGCCGTTCGCGCCCGACCTGATCGACCTGATCGGCCGCGACTACACCCCGGGCACCAGGGACAACGTCTTCGACGTGAACGGCGTGCGCGCCGGGATCTCGATCTGCTTCGACATCGTGGACGACCAGCTGCTCACCGACATGATGCAGGGCGGCGCGCAGGTCATCCTGGCCCAGACGAACAACGCCGACTTTGGGCAGACCGACGAGAACGAGCAGCAGCTCGCCATCGCCCGCCTGCGCGCGATCGAGGCCGGCCGGTCGCTGGTGAACATCTCCACCGTCGGCAGCAGCCAGATCATCGGGCCGAGCGGCCGGACCATCGCGGAGATCCCGCCGTTCAAGCCCGGCCACATGATCGCCGACGTCCCGCTCGGCACGACGACCACGCCGGCCACCCTGCTCAGCCGCGGCATCGAGTTCCTCGTCGCCGGCCTCGGCCTCTTCGGTCTCCTCATCGCCTGGGGCGCACGGAAAAGGCCGTCCTCACCGGTGGGGTGA
- a CDS encoding S9 family peptidase: MKAADLGLLTGVSTPTVHPGGARAVVSVTHPSLEADATVGQLWTVPLTGHAAPKRLTRGFRDTAPRFSPDGRLIAFLRAAPKAAPQLYVVDAAGGEPVQVTDRKLGVSEFAWSPDGRTLVFVSRVPEQGRYGTVDGLEANAEPPRHIRTLKYQANGLGYIVDRRAHLFSVPVPDVWGEPVAEAAPEADGSTASTPLVEEPEQLTTGEWDDGSVAFSPDGATIAFVSARHDSRDDDLRSSVFLLAADGSGEPRDVTSEHGSFSVSELAYGLNGVLYFTAQDVGESGRDFVGRNAALYAIDQAGDAPRRLTDPETVDLTESAIVAYQDDSVLVTDRSRGALVLTAVTASGDVRRLTDATTVVGGVGVAGDVVVASVADAETAGDVAIVADGRLRKLTDFSAGLRAAGVLPIRELTVTARDGYPVHGWVVAPEGDGPHPVLLNIHGGPFAAYTGSVFDEAQVYAAAGYAVVMCNPRGSAGYGQEHGRVIRQAMGTVDFTDVLDFLDGAIAENPAVDASRVGIMGGSYGGYLTAWTIGHEHRFAAAIVERGFLDPEGFVGTSDIGSFFGDEYVGTDADLIRSQSPQAVVGEVRTPTLVLHSANDLRCPLGQAERYYAALKRNGVDAELLIFPGEDHELSRAGRPRHRQQRFDAILDWWARHLPSEQNGR, from the coding sequence ATGAAGGCCGCGGACCTCGGACTGCTGACCGGCGTCTCCACGCCGACCGTGCACCCAGGCGGTGCGCGCGCTGTGGTGTCTGTGACGCATCCATCGCTCGAGGCGGACGCGACGGTCGGGCAGCTCTGGACCGTGCCGCTCACCGGCCACGCGGCGCCCAAGCGGCTCACCCGCGGCTTCCGGGACACCGCTCCGCGGTTCTCGCCGGACGGCCGGCTGATCGCCTTCTTGCGCGCGGCGCCCAAGGCCGCGCCGCAGCTGTACGTGGTGGATGCGGCGGGCGGGGAGCCCGTGCAGGTCACCGACCGGAAGCTCGGCGTCTCCGAGTTCGCCTGGTCGCCCGACGGCCGCACCCTCGTGTTCGTCAGCCGCGTGCCCGAGCAGGGCAGGTACGGCACGGTCGACGGCCTGGAGGCCAACGCCGAGCCGCCCCGCCACATCCGGACACTGAAATATCAGGCGAACGGGCTGGGCTACATCGTCGACCGGAGGGCGCACCTGTTCAGCGTGCCCGTGCCGGATGTGTGGGGCGAGCCGGTCGCGGAGGCCGCGCCCGAGGCGGACGGGAGCACCGCATCCACGCCGCTGGTGGAAGAGCCGGAGCAGCTGACGACGGGGGAGTGGGACGACGGTTCCGTCGCGTTCTCCCCGGACGGCGCGACCATCGCGTTCGTCTCCGCCCGCCACGACAGCCGCGACGACGACCTGCGCTCCAGCGTGTTCCTGCTGGCCGCCGACGGGTCGGGGGAGCCGCGCGACGTCACGTCGGAGCACGGCAGCTTCTCGGTCTCCGAGCTCGCGTACGGGCTGAACGGTGTGCTGTACTTCACCGCCCAGGATGTGGGGGAGAGCGGCAGGGACTTCGTCGGCCGCAACGCGGCGCTCTACGCGATCGACCAGGCCGGCGACGCGCCCCGCCGCCTCACCGACCCGGAGACGGTCGACCTCACCGAGAGCGCCATCGTCGCGTACCAGGACGATTCGGTGCTCGTCACCGACCGCAGCAGGGGAGCGCTCGTGCTCACGGCGGTCACGGCGAGCGGCGACGTGCGTCGCCTGACCGACGCGACGACCGTCGTCGGCGGAGTCGGTGTGGCCGGCGACGTGGTCGTCGCCTCCGTCGCAGACGCGGAGACCGCCGGCGACGTCGCCATCGTGGCCGACGGCCGCCTGCGGAAGCTCACCGACTTCTCGGCCGGGCTGCGCGCGGCGGGCGTGCTGCCCATCCGGGAGCTGACCGTGACGGCGCGCGACGGGTATCCGGTGCACGGCTGGGTGGTCGCGCCGGAGGGCGACGGTCCGCATCCGGTGCTGCTGAACATCCACGGTGGGCCGTTCGCGGCGTACACCGGCAGCGTGTTCGACGAGGCGCAGGTCTATGCGGCTGCCGGCTACGCCGTGGTGATGTGCAACCCGCGCGGTTCCGCGGGATACGGCCAGGAGCACGGGCGCGTGATCCGGCAGGCGATGGGCACGGTGGACTTCACCGACGTGCTCGACTTCCTCGACGGCGCCATCGCGGAGAACCCGGCGGTCGACGCATCCAGGGTCGGCATCATGGGCGGCTCGTACGGGGGATACCTCACCGCCTGGACGATCGGACACGAGCACCGCTTCGCCGCCGCCATCGTCGAGCGAGGATTCCTCGACCCGGAAGGGTTCGTGGGGACGAGCGACATCGGCAGCTTCTTCGGCGACGAGTACGTCGGAACGGACGCCGACCTCATCCGGTCGCAGAGCCCGCAGGCCGTCGTCGGCGAGGTGCGCACGCCCACGCTGGTGCTGCACTCCGCCAACGACCTGCGCTGCCCGCTCGGGCAGGCGGAGCGCTACTATGCGGCGCTGAAGCGCAACGGGGTGGATGCGGAACTGCTGATCTTCCCGGGAGAGGATCACGAGCTCAGCCGTGCCGGACGGCCGCGCCACCGGCAGCAGCGGTTCGACGCGATCCTGGACTGGTGGGCGAGGCACCTGCCGAGCGAGCAGAACGGGCGCTAA